The following coding sequences are from one Campylobacter sp. RM16187 window:
- a CDS encoding DUF6394 family protein: protein MNWGKVVYIFFALMSLTTTAGFLYDKNEIALFVAASINLVSTLLKIGVKNVLSAELFASSLVADLHLIPAFVVLQTTGNMTVVYSLAIGAAIANFFSLSLVLVEASKTQEEF from the coding sequence ATGAACTGGGGTAAGGTTGTTTATATCTTTTTTGCGTTGATGAGTCTAACGACTACGGCGGGTTTTTTGTATGATAAAAATGAGATAGCGCTGTTTGTGGCAGCTAGTATAAATTTAGTCTCTACACTGCTTAAAATCGGTGTTAAAAATGTCTTATCAGCCGAGCTTTTTGCCAGCTCTCTTGTAGCGGATTTGCACCTTATACCTGCGTTTGTAGTGCTTCAAACCACGGGAAATATGACCGTTGTTTATTCGCTTGCAATCGGCGCTGCTATAGCAAACTTTTTTTCACTTTCGCTTGTTTTGGTTGAAGCAAGTAAGACCCAAGAAGAATTTTAG
- the secF gene encoding protein translocase subunit SecF, with amino-acid sequence MQIFSKAHVYDFMGKRHIALAVAAILFFGSIFLLFTKGLNYGIDFSGGTLIQIKYDKKAPLDKIREALYKDETLKNASVTEFGSEEEITIRFSGSSSNLGSDIGSSVSQLLKDTGSFEVRRVDVVGPKVGSELRQKGMMAIAMSLLGILLYVAFRFEWRFAMAAIFAEAYDVVIALGAICLFRIDVNLDILAAVLTIIGYSLNDKIIIFDRIRESINTSKNSALDMIINESVSATLSRTILTSVTTLMVVLTLFLYGGDMIHGFSLVLLVGIVGGTLSSIYIASPMLLWFKFSVEKYRAKEAEKMKAKKERERHRAMFEKGVV; translated from the coding sequence ATGCAAATTTTTTCAAAAGCACATGTTTATGATTTTATGGGTAAGCGTCATATCGCCCTTGCCGTAGCTGCTATTTTATTTTTTGGCTCAATCTTTCTGCTTTTTACCAAAGGGCTAAATTACGGTATTGATTTTTCTGGTGGAACGCTGATCCAGATAAAGTATGATAAAAAAGCACCTCTTGATAAGATTAGAGAGGCTTTGTATAAAGATGAGACTTTAAAAAACGCCTCTGTGACCGAATTTGGCTCAGAAGAGGAGATTACTATACGTTTTTCGGGCTCAAGCTCAAATTTGGGTAGTGATATCGGCTCTAGCGTATCTCAATTACTCAAAGATACTGGCAGCTTTGAAGTTCGCCGTGTGGATGTCGTGGGACCAAAGGTAGGAAGCGAGCTTAGACAAAAAGGAATGATGGCTATAGCCATGTCTCTTTTGGGTATCTTGCTTTATGTTGCCTTTAGGTTCGAGTGGAGATTTGCGATGGCTGCTATATTTGCCGAAGCGTATGATGTAGTGATAGCCTTAGGTGCTATATGCTTATTTAGGATTGATGTAAATTTGGATATTTTGGCTGCGGTTTTAACGATCATAGGCTATTCTTTAAATGATAAGATTATTATCTTTGATAGGATTAGAGAGAGCATAAACACAAGTAAGAATTCGGCTCTTGATATGATTATAAACGAATCTGTCTCCGCGACTCTTTCAAGAACTATTCTTACATCTGTAACTACTTTAATGGTTGTTTTAACACTATTTTTATATGGTGGAGATATGATACACGGCTTTTCTTTAGTGCTTTTGGTAGGCATAGTCGGAGGAACTCTAAGCTCTATCTACATAGCTTCTCCGATGCTTCTTTGGTTTAAATTTAGCGTGGAGAAATATAGAGCAAAAGAGGCTGAAAAGATGAAAGCGAAAAAAGAGCGCGAAAGACATAGAGCTATGTTTGAAAAAGGCGTGGTGTAA
- the secD gene encoding protein translocase subunit SecD, whose protein sequence is MRSAKVTYRLVIFLIALIFGIGFSAPSFLQTDGGSKINLGLDLQGGLYMLLGVETQEAIHSKVKSVASGINYYAGKEDILIDNFKIKEEHVSFELLDNDDQNKIDGMLKEIEGLNVQKEGLKYTIRLTETEQSHTIEYAINQAVETIRNRLDQFGLAEPTVARQGKENILVELPGVKTQADEQRARELIAKAAHLQLMALDEKRQLQANTLSAAEAESYGVIVYPDVKSDQMKYTVKNIPVLDGSMLTDARVAFDQRTNAPIINFTLNAEGARIFGDFTGANVGKRLAIVLDGRVYSAPVINERIGGGSGQISGGFSVEEAHDLAIALRSGALLAPVKMLEKRSIGPSLGADSINQSMMALAGAGVLVVLFMIAYYGFAGILANLALVANILILVAVMAMFGATLTLPGMAGIVLTVGMAVDANVIINERIREFLRDGQGIALSVRKGYENAMSAIVDANLTSIITSVVLYAYGTGPVKGFAVTMSIGIAASMLTAILGTRGMFDTIMDKIEKSGNTKIWFGYKRG, encoded by the coding sequence ATGCGTAGTGCCAAGGTAACATATAGACTCGTTATCTTTCTAATAGCTCTAATTTTTGGCATAGGCTTTTCAGCTCCTTCGTTTTTACAGACAGATGGTGGATCTAAGATAAATTTAGGACTCGACCTTCAAGGAGGTCTATATATGCTTCTTGGTGTAGAAACACAAGAGGCTATACACTCTAAAGTCAAATCCGTGGCCTCTGGTATAAATTACTATGCGGGCAAAGAAGATATTTTGATAGATAACTTTAAAATAAAAGAGGAGCATGTAAGCTTTGAGCTTTTAGATAACGATGATCAAAATAAGATAGATGGGATGCTAAAAGAGATTGAGGGGCTTAATGTCCAAAAAGAAGGACTCAAATACACTATTAGACTAACTGAGACTGAGCAGTCTCATACGATTGAGTATGCGATAAATCAAGCCGTTGAGACTATTAGAAATAGGCTTGATCAGTTTGGTTTGGCCGAGCCAACGGTCGCGAGGCAGGGTAAAGAAAATATCTTAGTCGAGCTTCCGGGCGTGAAAACTCAGGCTGACGAGCAACGTGCAAGAGAGCTGATCGCTAAGGCTGCGCATTTGCAGCTGATGGCGCTTGATGAAAAAAGACAGTTGCAGGCAAACACTCTAAGCGCAGCAGAGGCTGAAAGCTATGGTGTAATCGTTTATCCGGATGTTAAAAGCGATCAAATGAAATATACCGTAAAAAATATTCCCGTGCTTGATGGCTCAATGCTAACGGATGCTAGAGTGGCTTTTGATCAGCGAACTAACGCCCCAATTATAAATTTTACGTTAAATGCCGAAGGAGCTAGGATATTTGGAGATTTTACGGGTGCAAATGTAGGAAAAAGACTTGCTATAGTGCTTGACGGTAGGGTTTATTCGGCACCTGTTATAAATGAGCGTATAGGCGGTGGAAGTGGCCAGATAAGTGGAGGATTTAGTGTAGAAGAGGCTCATGATCTTGCTATTGCGCTTAGAAGCGGCGCGCTTTTAGCTCCGGTAAAGATGCTTGAAAAGAGAAGTATCGGACCAAGCCTAGGTGCTGATAGTATCAATCAAAGTATGATGGCTCTCGCAGGTGCGGGTGTTCTTGTAGTGCTATTTATGATAGCTTATTATGGGTTTGCAGGAATTTTGGCAAATTTAGCCTTAGTTGCGAACATCCTTATTCTGGTTGCGGTTATGGCTATGTTTGGAGCTACCTTGACCCTGCCTGGAATGGCTGGTATAGTGCTTACGGTAGGCATGGCTGTCGATGCGAATGTAATTATAAATGAGCGTATAAGGGAGTTTTTAAGAGATGGGCAGGGTATAGCCTTAAGTGTGAGAAAGGGCTATGAAAATGCCATGAGTGCTATTGTGGATGCGAATTTAACTTCGATTATAACCTCTGTTGTTTTGTATGCATACGGCACGGGTCCTGTAAAGGGTTTTGCCGTAACCATGAGCATAGGTATAGCGGCTTCTATGCTAACTGCTATTTTAGGTACTCGAGGCATGTTTGATACTATAATGGACAAGATAGAGAAGAGCGGAAATACCAAAATTTGGTTTGGATACAAGAGAGGGTAA
- the yajC gene encoding preprotein translocase subunit YajC, with product MQEGNFLASLLPLIVLFAIFYFLVIRPQQKQQKEHQKMLAALQKGDKIITSGGLYCEVIKPEDDFIKVKLNDDVIVRIGREFVARKIETKVNA from the coding sequence ATGCAAGAAGGCAATTTTTTAGCTTCATTACTACCTCTGATCGTGCTTTTCGCGATTTTTTACTTTTTGGTTATCAGACCACAGCAAAAACAGCAAAAAGAGCATCAAAAGATGCTTGCAGCCCTACAAAAAGGCGATAAGATTATTACTTCGGGCGGACTTTACTGCGAGGTTATCAAACCGGAAGATGATTTTATCAAAGTTAAACTTAATGACGATGTAATAGTGCGTATCGGACGCGAGTTTGTCGCTAGAAAAATCGAGACTAAAGTAAATGCGTAG